One segment of Sulfobacillus thermosulfidooxidans DSM 9293 DNA contains the following:
- a CDS encoding type II secretion system F family protein, with translation MTTLWRWVALGLLGGVGLWTGWMLGPKPRPLSYFAPARPGWEDRLRFAGQWVWRRVTMERIRQDAVTMRINVTQWFLTVLVLAGGIGLVLGLSGIPWPIVALGVIGTVLGLPNVVIRRRFARWQRRVVAGLPAFLHHLQILLDLGLPLIPAIEAGRQRVRGPLGDQLDRVLFDLQRGLPVAAAFGQMATRVRRMEAVVLAAILGTTAGRRLSGKALEPLVTMLNAIQYREEERITGQVDQTMSTIPILAVFSGMVMGLYFLLAQALSGLHGLQL, from the coding sequence ATGACGACGCTGTGGCGATGGGTGGCATTAGGATTATTGGGTGGAGTCGGACTCTGGACCGGATGGATGCTGGGCCCCAAACCCCGCCCCTTGTCGTACTTTGCCCCAGCCCGTCCGGGATGGGAAGACCGGCTGCGGTTCGCGGGCCAATGGGTGTGGCGGCGAGTCACGATGGAACGGATACGGCAAGACGCGGTGACCATGCGCATCAACGTGACGCAATGGTTTTTGACGGTCCTGGTCCTGGCCGGGGGGATTGGGCTGGTGCTCGGATTATCCGGGATTCCTTGGCCCATCGTGGCGCTCGGTGTGATCGGGACGGTGTTAGGCTTGCCGAATGTGGTGATTCGCCGACGTTTTGCGCGGTGGCAACGCCGGGTGGTCGCAGGCTTACCGGCCTTTTTACATCATTTACAGATTTTGTTGGACTTGGGTTTGCCGCTGATTCCCGCCATTGAAGCCGGCCGTCAGCGGGTGCGGGGGCCGTTAGGGGATCAGTTGGATCGGGTGCTGTTTGACTTGCAACGGGGTCTGCCGGTTGCGGCGGCATTTGGCCAGATGGCGACGCGGGTGCGGCGCATGGAAGCGGTGGTGCTCGCCGCCATTTTGGGGACCACGGCCGGACGACGCTTATCCGGCAAGGCGTTGGAACCGCTGGTGACGATGCTCAATGCCATTCAGTACCGCGAGGAAGAACGCATTACGGGGCAAGTGGATCAGACGATGAGCACGATTCCGATTTTGGCGGTGTTTAGTGGGATGGTCATGGGTCTCTACTTCTTGTTAGCGCAAGCCTTGAGTGGCTTGCATGGACTGCAATTATGA
- a CDS encoding CpaF family protein, whose amino-acid sequence MANIDQYLRRGTERAALRANLQQDTRDPQIDAYENAAWDWIEQHYPALMSASATYVDAGQVADVVARAVAQLNIAAPKIRQAIVEKLQSRIIGAGAIDPWMNDPTVTEITVSGTRVRILHQTPEGPRWDVVPGVLRSPQEASQLADFLCTRAGARYQPVRPLQTIMWPSNGARINVVHESISGNDGPLLTIRKRSRGQAMDLSDLIDRGMLNAEMEDFLIQAVRGRANIVIAGATNTGKTTILRAVARAAIPPTERIVTIEDIDELQLVDFFPDAVSMIGHEKSDADAADVDVSLHALFVNALRMTPDRIIVGEIRGAETKDVLEAGVTEAGGLLLTVHLKDPSMLFGRFYWMLLGAGLEMPWDTVVQQVKAAFNVIVHITRWVNADGELVRRITNISEILESGEIVSLWDWDGADWIPVHDPSPTLMAQIRRYAHHGS is encoded by the coding sequence ATGGCCAACATTGATCAATATTTGCGGCGGGGGACGGAACGAGCGGCCCTCCGGGCGAATTTGCAACAGGATACGCGAGATCCGCAGATTGATGCGTATGAAAATGCCGCGTGGGACTGGATTGAACAGCATTATCCGGCGCTCATGTCCGCCTCCGCGACGTATGTGGATGCGGGACAGGTGGCGGATGTCGTGGCGCGCGCCGTCGCGCAGCTCAACATTGCCGCCCCCAAGATTCGTCAAGCGATTGTCGAAAAACTCCAAAGTCGCATTATTGGAGCGGGGGCGATTGATCCGTGGATGAACGATCCGACTGTCACGGAGATTACGGTCAGCGGAACGCGGGTGCGGATTTTGCATCAGACGCCGGAGGGCCCGCGATGGGATGTGGTGCCCGGCGTGCTCCGCAGTCCGCAGGAAGCCTCGCAACTCGCCGACTTTTTGTGTACCCGCGCCGGGGCCCGGTATCAGCCGGTGCGGCCCTTGCAAACCATTATGTGGCCCTCCAACGGAGCCCGCATCAACGTGGTGCACGAAAGCATTTCGGGCAACGATGGCCCGTTGTTAACGATTCGCAAACGCTCCCGGGGCCAAGCGATGGATTTGAGCGACCTGATTGACCGCGGGATGCTCAATGCGGAAATGGAGGACTTTTTGATTCAAGCCGTGCGGGGGCGGGCCAACATTGTGATTGCCGGGGCCACCAACACCGGTAAAACCACGATTTTGCGCGCGGTGGCGCGGGCGGCGATTCCGCCCACGGAACGCATTGTTACCATTGAAGACATTGACGAGTTGCAATTGGTGGACTTTTTCCCCGATGCCGTGTCGATGATCGGGCACGAAAAGTCGGATGCGGATGCGGCGGACGTCGATGTGTCATTGCACGCCCTGTTTGTCAATGCGTTGCGGATGACACCTGATCGCATTATCGTGGGAGAGATTCGGGGAGCCGAAACCAAGGATGTCCTCGAAGCGGGCGTGACGGAAGCTGGAGGACTCTTGCTCACGGTGCACTTGAAAGATCCGTCCATGCTCTTCGGGCGGTTTTATTGGATGCTGCTGGGAGCGGGCTTAGAGATGCCGTGGGACACGGTGGTCCAGCAAGTGAAAGCCGCCTTTAATGTGATTGTGCACATTACGCGGTGGGTGAATGCGGATGGCGAACTTGTGCGCCGCATTACGAACATTTCCGAGATTTTGGAATCCGGTGAGATTGTCTCGCTCTGGGATTGGGATGGCGCCGATTGGATTCCCGTGCACGATCCGTCTCCGACACTCATGGCGCAAATTCGCCGATATGCGCATCACGGGTCATAA